The Brassica oleracea var. oleracea cultivar TO1000 chromosome C7, BOL, whole genome shotgun sequence sequence TTCTCATCAACTATAAGCTTCATTAATGTCTTTTCCTGCCGTCTATCCGCAAAAGAAAGATGTGATTAGATCAAAGATTTATGTTACATTCCTCAAACAGTGATCAGGTGCAAAAGGCATGTTGAAGAAGAACCATGAAGTTTCATACAAAACAACATCAAGAATTGTGTGTGTTGTTATAAATATTATGCAGTAAAAATAGAATTTGAACGCTAGCATACCCAGAAATGGTGTTCTTCATAGGGTTGAAGCCAGAGGTGAAAACCAAAATATCCCCGGCCGCTTTTTCTACTGCCTCTTCTTCGCTGAGACCCACCACAGCTAGTGGTGGTATGCTGCCAAACAGAGAAGATAAAGATACAATCATACAAACCTCTAAGACAAATTCAGAGTATATCCTATAAGAAAGACTGCTTACCAAAATACAGCACAAGCTACATTGGTGTAGTCTGCTTTAGTAGGCTTCCCACCAAAGACAGTGTTCTGCAAACATCAAATGACAATCCCATTTAACAAATGGATTACATCATTAGACATTCACAGACACAAAAGTTGAAAGATTTATAAGTGCAAGAATAGAGGCACAAACCGCAAAGCAGGTGGCCTCCATTAACGCAACAGGTGTAAGGTTAATTCGGTTTGTAGCATCTCCCACAGCCCATATGCTAGGTATGTTAGTGCGTGAGTACTCATCAACCTGCGGATAATGTATTGAATTAGCAGCTGCAAGAGCACAAGTTACAAAATCTGTAATAGTGGGAAAGTTGTGTCGACCTTTACAGCTCCAGCCTGATCAAGTTCAACACCAACAGCTTCTAAATTCAATCTCTTGGTATTAGGAATCCTTCCTGTAGTAGATATAAACAGAAGATCCTCTCAGACAGCTCCATGAAAATATGAAATAACAAGTATATTCCTTAATGGTAAAGTTCAAGAGAAGAGAGGAAGCAAAAAAAAAAACGCACAAACATATACTGTTTTGTAAACAATAAAGCCAAACACCGAGGTACATGTATTAAAGTAGAATAGAACGGGTTAGAGAAGTTACCAGTAGCAAATAGTACAACATCTGCCACGAATTCTTCCCCATGAGAGGAGATTACTTTTATCCCGTCGTCTGTTTTTATCAACTAAATTAAAAATATGTTCAGTGAAGGATGAACGAACTGATGAAACGAGTCACAAGATATGTAAAGAGTAATGAGACATGAAAATTAGCAATCATATTCAGATACCTCAGCCAAACTTGTTTGTGGGTGCAGATTGATACCCCTTCCTTCAAGATTCCTAGCCACAAGTGCCCTCATCTCGTCATCAAAGCCCCTGAATAAGTAAAACTTTAGAAACAATTAAGAAAGTTGGCTGCATTGGACCCAGGAACAAAAAAAGAAAGAAGACAAGATTGGGGTGTGCACCTTAGTGGAAGTTCCTTTCTGAAGAATAAGTCTACAGTAGCACCCATTCCACGCCAAATTGATGCAAACTCCACAGCAATGTACCTGATTAGAAAGTAAATACAAACCATTAATAGGAGTGACATGGTAGGTAGGTACATGAGGAGGAAAACATTACCCTCCTCCAAGCACTATAGCACGCTTAGGAAAATCTTCCAAACTTAAAGCTTCGTCAGATGTAATAGCCAGCTCCTGAAAGAGACCATTTTATGTAAGAAAAACACAGTGGACTATCCATAATACCAGCTGGTGTATTCACAGAGACACTTACATGTCCAGGGATGTTGGGCTTCTGTGCCCGACTGCCAGTGGCAATCAAAATGTGCTTGGCGGTGTAACTAATTTTGGTGCCATCGATTTGTCTGACCTCCACTTCGTTGGGACCAACTATTCTTCCTTCACCTTCATACAACTTCACAGCAGCATTCGCCAACAACCGCTTGTAAATATTGTTCAGTCTTAATATCTCATCAGTCTGCACATCAAGGAAAAATTAAACAGAGTCAATACTGCTGTTTAACACCAAAACGTTACCATCACTCGACTCAAGTTGTAAGGATAAACTAGGGCAAGTGTATCCCGTGTACACTATTTTACTCATTCAAGAAAATCATATAAAATATACAAGGAAGGCACTGTAGCATACCTTCTTTTGAAGAAGCTTCTTCCAATTGAAGTCGACATTCCCATTGATTTCCCACCCATAGTTTCTAGCATCCTGCCACAAACATAACACTCAAAGCATTTATAGCCTAAAACAGCAATACGATTGTGGGCAAACACGACTAACAAAAACGTTTCTCTAACAGCTAAACATTCAATGGATAAAAGGAAGGAAAAAGGATGGATTTTTTACACACCTCAAGTTCACCACCATAAGTCGCACCATAGACGAGAATCTTTTTGGGAACACAACCACGAATAACACACCTGAAAAGCCCGCCCCAACCAAAGTGGAAACAAAGACTCAAAAGATGTGGTCTTTATGCACAAGGAAGCATATAGGCAGGGATAACTTACGTGCCCCCAACACCTCCAATCTCCTCGGAGCTAATAGGGTGAAAGGGAAGCTCACAAATACCAACCTATATTCAGAACAACAACAACACCATATCCATAACTTAGCCAATCAAACACACATACAACATAAGAATGTAATCACAACACTGTTCCTGTAAATGTTACCTTGGCACCATTGTTAGCAGAAAACCTAGCCGCACGAACACCGCCGCTCCCGGCACCGATGACAAACAAATCAAAATCATAGTGAGTCTCGGTGGCTTCTTCCGCCGCTGCGGCGTTGTTAAGCTCTCCATCAGAAAGCATCTTCCTCGCCATGACTGATGATGAATCACAACTCACGCACGGGAAAAAGGGAAATCAAACCAATAAGAAAAAGCGAATCTCGAATCAGTTAAACAAAAAAAAAAAGAAAAGGCCCGATCGAAAGGGAGGGTGATGAGATCTTCTCGAAGAGGCGGAAACGAAATCAGACAAAGGAGAAGGAGTGAGTACCTCTCTAAGATGGTGTGTGTGTGTAATACGAGAACACTACTTAAGATGTACACACAAAGGACGGTCCAAATAAAACTAATGAAGTAATGATTGTGTGTATGAAATGGGGATCTCTCTCAAGGGGGTTTTGATGATCGCGAACAAAATCCTTTTTATATTTGTTTCAAATTTTTTTTATTTTTTTGGTTAAGAATGGTCTTATGTTCTGATGACCGTCTACTTAATTTCGGAAATATAAATGATTGTTTTTTGGGAAAATTCTGAAAAAAAAAGACATTTTCAACTTGGATTTGTCGTAATAGGACCTGTCCAAGATTATTTAAGT is a genomic window containing:
- the LOC106305628 gene encoding glutathione reductase, cytosolic, encoding MARKMLSDGELNNAAAAEEATETHYDFDLFVIGAGSGGVRAARFSANNGAKVGICELPFHPISSEEIGGVGGTCVIRGCVPKKILVYGATYGGELEDARNYGWEINGNVDFNWKKLLQKKTDEILRLNNIYKRLLANAAVKLYEGEGRIVGPNEVEVRQIDGTKISYTAKHILIATGSRAQKPNIPGHELAITSDEALSLEDFPKRAIVLGGGYIAVEFASIWRGMGATVDLFFRKELPLRGFDDEMRALVARNLEGRGINLHPQTSLAELIKTDDGIKVISSHGEEFVADVVLFATGRIPNTKRLNLEAVGVELDQAGAVKVDEYSRTNIPSIWAVGDATNRINLTPVALMEATCFANTVFGGKPTKADYTNVACAVFCIPPLAVVGLSEEEAVEKAAGDILVFTSGFNPMKNTISGRQEKTLMKLIVDEKTDKVIGASMCGPDAAEIMQGIAIALKCGATKAQFDSTVGIHPSSAEEFVTMRTVTRRIAYKAKPQTSL